The following proteins are co-located in the Providencia huaxiensis genome:
- a CDS encoding IS110-like element IS5075 family transposase, producing the protein MENIALIGIDLGKNSFHIHCQDHRGKAVYRKKFTRPKLIEFLATCPATTIAMEACGGSHFMARKLAELGHFPKLISPQFVRPFVKSNKNDFVDAEAICEAASRPSMRFVQPRTESQQAMRALHRVRESLVQDKVKTTNQMHAFLLEFGISVPRGAAVISRLSTLLEDSSLPLYLSQLLLKLQQHYHYLVEQIKDLESQLKRKLDEDEVGQRLLSIPCVGTLTASTISTEIGDGKQYASSRDFAAATGLVPRQYSTGGRTTLLGISKRGNKKIRTLLVQCARVFIQKLEHQSGKLADWVRELLCRKSNFVVTCALANKLARIAWALTARQQTYEA; encoded by the coding sequence ATGGAAAACATTGCGCTTATTGGTATCGATCTGGGTAAGAACTCTTTCCATATTCATTGTCAGGATCATCGTGGGAAGGCCGTTTACCGTAAAAAATTCACCCGACCAAAGCTAATCGAATTTCTGGCGACATGCCCGGCAACAACCATCGCGATGGAAGCCTGTGGCGGTTCTCACTTTATGGCACGCAAGCTGGCAGAGTTAGGGCATTTTCCAAAGCTGATATCACCGCAATTTGTCCGCCCATTCGTTAAAAGCAACAAAAATGACTTCGTTGATGCTGAAGCTATCTGTGAAGCAGCATCACGTCCATCTATGCGTTTCGTGCAGCCCAGAACCGAATCTCAGCAGGCAATGCGAGCTCTGCATCGTGTCCGTGAATCCCTGGTTCAGGATAAGGTGAAAACAACTAATCAGATGCATGCTTTTCTGCTGGAATTTGGTATCAGCGTTCCGCGAGGTGCTGCCGTTATTAGTCGACTGAGTACCCTTCTTGAGGACAGTAGTTTGCCTCTTTATCTCAGCCAGTTACTGCTGAAATTACAACAGCATTATCACTATCTTGTTGAGCAGATTAAAGATCTGGAATCTCAGTTGAAACGAAAGTTGGACGAAGATGAGGTTGGACAGCGCTTGCTGAGTATTCCCTGCGTTGGAACGCTGACTGCCAGTACTATTTCAACTGAGATTGGCGACGGGAAGCAGTACGCCAGCAGCCGTGACTTTGCGGCGGCAACAGGGCTGGTACCCCGACAGTACAGCACGGGAGGTCGGACGACATTGTTAGGGATTAGCAAGCGGGGCAACAAAAAGATCCGAACTTTGTTGGTTCAGTGTGCCAGGGTATTCATACAAAAACTGGAACACCAGTCTGGCAAGTTGGCCGACTGGGTCAGGGAGTTGTTGTGTCGGAAAAGCAACTTTGTCGTCACCTGTGCTCTGGCAAACAAGCTGGCCAGAATAGCCTGGGCACTGACGGCGCGACAGCAAACTTACGAAGCATAA
- a CDS encoding Tn3 family transposase has product MPRRSILSATERESLLALPDAKDELIRHYTFNETDLSVIRQRRGAANRLGFAVQLCYLRFPGTFLGVDEPPFPPLLRMVAAQLKMPVESWSEYGQREQTRREHLVELQTVFGFKPFTMSHYRQAVHTLTELALQTDKGIVLASALVENLRRQSIILPAMNAIERASAEAITRANRRIYAALTDSLLSPHRQRLDELLKRKDGSKVTWLAWLRQSPAKPNSRHMLEHIERLKSWQALDLPAGIERQVHQNRLLKIAREGGQMTPADLAKFEVQRRYATLVALAIEGMATVTDEIIDLHDRIIGKLFNAAKNKHQQQFQASGKAINDKVRMYGRIGQALIEAKQSGSDPFAAIEAVMPWDTFAASVTEAQTLARPADFDFLHHIGESYATLRRYAPQFLGVLKLRAAPAAKGVLDAIDMLRGMNSDSARKVPADAPTAFIKPRWAKLVLTDDGIDRRYYELCALSELKNALRSGDVWVQGSRQFKDFDEYLVPVEKFATLKLASELPLAVATDCDQYLHDRLELLEAQLATVNRMAAANDLPDAIITTASGLKITPLDAAVPDAAQAMIDQTAMLLPHLKITELLMEVDEWTGFTRHFTHLKTSDTAKDKTLLLTTILADAINLGLTKMAESCPGTTYAKLSWLQAWHIRDETYSTALAELVNAQFRQPFAGNWGDGTTSSSDGQNFRTGSKAESTGHINPKYGSSPGRTFYTHISDQYAPFSAKVVNVGIRDSTYVLDGLLYHESDLRIEEHYTDTAGFTDHVFGLMHLLGFRFAPRIRDLGETKLFIPKGDAAYDALKPMISSDRLNIKQIRAHWDEILRLATSIKQGTVTASLMLRKLGSYPRQNGLAVALRELGRIERTLFILDWLQSVELRRRVHAGLNKGEARNALARAVFFYRLGEIRDRSFEQQRYRASGLNLVTAAIVLWNTVYLERATSALRGNGTALDDTLLQYLSPLGWEHINLTGDYLWRSSAKVGAGKFRPLRPLPPA; this is encoded by the coding sequence ATGCCACGCCGCTCAATCCTGTCCGCCACCGAGCGCGAAAGCCTGCTGGCACTGCCAGATGCCAAAGACGAACTGATACGGCACTACACGTTCAACGAAACCGACCTGTCGGTGATCCGTCAGCGTCGCGGCGCCGCGAATCGATTGGGCTTCGCTGTGCAGCTTTGCTACTTGCGATTCCCTGGCACCTTTTTGGGCGTCGATGAGCCTCCGTTTCCGCCCCTGTTGCGCATGGTGGCCGCGCAACTCAAGATGCCAGTGGAAAGTTGGAGCGAGTACGGCCAGCGCGAACAGACACGGCGGGAGCACTTGGTCGAGCTGCAAACGGTTTTTGGGTTCAAGCCCTTCACCATGAGCCACTATCGGCAAGCCGTGCATACATTGACCGAGCTGGCCTTGCAGACCGACAAAGGCATCGTGCTGGCGAGCGCACTTGTCGAGAATCTGCGGCGGCAGAGCATTATCCTGCCCGCCATGAATGCCATCGAGCGCGCAAGCGCCGAGGCCATCACCCGTGCCAACCGACGCATTTACGCGGCGCTGACCGATTCTTTGTTATCACCCCACCGTCAGCGCCTGGACGAACTTCTCAAGCGCAAGGACGGCAGTAAAGTGACGTGGCTGGCATGGCTGCGCCAGTCGCCTGCCAAACCGAACTCTCGCCACATGCTCGAACATATTGAGCGCCTGAAATCCTGGCAAGCACTTGATCTGCCCGCAGGCATCGAGCGGCAGGTTCACCAGAACCGCCTGCTCAAAATCGCTCGTGAAGGTGGCCAGATGACGCCTGCTGATCTGGCAAAGTTCGAGGTGCAACGACGCTATGCCACGCTGGTAGCGCTGGCCATCGAAGGCATGGCCACCGTCACCGATGAAATCATCGACCTTCACGATCGCATCATCGGCAAGCTGTTCAACGCGGCCAAGAACAAGCATCAGCAGCAGTTCCAGGCTTCCGGCAAGGCGATCAACGACAAGGTGCGGATGTATGGGCGCATCGGTCAAGCGTTGATTGAGGCCAAGCAAAGCGGCAGCGATCCGTTCGCCGCCATCGAGGCCGTTATGCCCTGGGACACCTTCGCCGCCAGCGTCACCGAAGCGCAAACATTGGCGCGGCCTGCCGACTTTGATTTCCTGCACCACATCGGTGAAAGCTATGCCACGCTACGCCGCTACGCGCCGCAGTTCCTGGGCGTGCTCAAATTGCGGGCTGCGCCCGCCGCCAAGGGTGTGCTCGATGCCATCGACATGCTGCGCGGCATGAACAGCGACAGCGCGCGCAAGGTGCCCGCCGATGCGCCAACCGCATTCATCAAGCCGCGCTGGGCAAAGCTGGTTCTGACCGACGACGGCATCGACCGGCGTTACTACGAGTTATGCGCCCTGTCGGAGCTGAAGAACGCGCTGCGCTCCGGTGATGTCTGGGTGCAGGGTTCTCGCCAGTTCAAGGACTTCGACGAATACCTGGTGCCGGTCGAGAAGTTCGCCACTTTGAAGCTGGCCAGCGAATTGCCGCTGGCAGTGGCCACCGACTGCGACCAATACCTGCATGACCGGTTGGAATTGTTGGAGGCGCAACTCGCCACAGTCAACCGCATGGCTGCGGCCAACGACTTACCGGATGCCATCATCACCACCGCGTCAGGCCTGAAGATCACGCCGCTGGACGCGGCAGTACCAGACGCCGCGCAAGCCATGATCGACCAGACAGCTATGCTGCTGCCGCACCTCAAAATCACCGAGTTGCTGATGGAGGTCGATGAATGGACGGGCTTCACCCGCCACTTCACACACCTGAAGACCAGCGACACGGCCAAGGACAAAACCTTGCTGTTGACGACGATCCTGGCCGACGCGATCAACCTGGGTCTGACCAAAATGGCCGAGTCCTGCCCTGGCACCACCTACGCCAAGCTGTCTTGGCTGCAAGCCTGGCACATCCGCGATGAAACCTATTCGACGGCGCTGGCCGAGCTGGTGAATGCGCAGTTTCGGCAACCCTTCGCCGGCAACTGGGGTGACGGCACCACGTCATCGTCGGACGGCCAGAACTTCAGAACCGGCAGCAAAGCAGAAAGCACTGGTCATATCAACCCGAAGTATGGAAGCAGTCCAGGACGGACTTTCTACACCCATATCTCCGACCAGTACGCGCCCTTCAGTGCCAAGGTGGTCAACGTGGGCATTCGTGATTCAACTTACGTGCTTGATGGCCTGCTGTACCACGAGTCGGACTTGCGCATCGAGGAACACTACACCGACACGGCAGGCTTCACCGATCACGTGTTTGGCTTGATGCATTTGCTGGGATTTCGCTTCGCGCCGCGTATCCGTGACTTGGGCGAAACCAAGCTATTCATCCCCAAGGGCGATGCCGCCTATGACGCGCTCAAGCCGATGATTAGCAGCGACAGGCTGAACATCAAGCAAATACGCGCCCATTGGGATGAAATTCTGCGGCTGGCCACCTCCATCAAGCAAGGCACGGTAACGGCTTCGCTGATGCTGCGCAAACTCGGCAGCTACCCGCGCCAGAACGGCTTGGCCGTGGCGTTGCGCGAGCTGGGGCGCATCGAGCGCACGCTGTTCATTTTGGATTGGCTGCAAAGCGTGGAGCTGCGCCGCCGCGTCCATGCGGGGCTGAATAAGGGCGAGGCGCGCAACGCGCTGGCCAGGGCGGTCTTCTTCTACCGATTGGGTGAAATCCGCGACCGCAGTTTTGAGCAGCAGCGCTACCGGGCCAGCGGCCTCAATCTGGTGACGGCGGCCATCGTGTTGTGGAACACGGTATATCTGGAGCGTGCCACCAGTGCTTTGCGTGGCAACGGCACGGCGCTGGACGACACATTGTTGCAATATCTGTCGCCGCTGGGGTGGGAGCACATCAACCTGACCGGCGATTACCTATGGCGCAGCAGCGCCAAGGTCGGTGCGGGGAAGTTTAGGCCATTGCGACCGCTGCCACCGGCTTAG
- a CDS encoding recombinase family protein, producing MQGQRIGYVRVSSFDQNPERQLEGVQVARVFTDKASGKDTQRPELERLLAFVREGDTVVVHSMDRLARNLDDLRRIVQGLTQRGVRMEFVKEGLKFTGEDSPMANLMLSVMGAFAEFERALIRERQREGIVLAKQRGAYRGRKKSLNSEQIAELKRRVAAGDQKTLVARDFGISRETLYQYLRED from the coding sequence TTGCAAGGTCAACGCATCGGCTATGTCCGCGTCAGCAGCTTCGACCAGAACCCGGAACGGCAATTGGAGGGTGTTCAGGTGGCGCGGGTGTTCACCGACAAGGCTTCTGGCAAGGACACCCAGCGTCCCGAGCTGGAAAGGCTGCTGGCCTTCGTCCGCGAGGGCGACACCGTGGTGGTGCATAGCATGGACAGGCTGGCACGCAACCTTGATGACCTGCGCCGCATCGTCCAAGGGCTGACACAACGGGGCGTGCGCATGGAGTTCGTCAAAGAAGGGCTGAAGTTCACCGGCGAGGACTCACCGATGGCCAATCTGATGCTGTCGGTCATGGGAGCCTTCGCTGAGTTCGAGCGCGCCCTGATCCGCGAACGTCAGCGCGAGGGAATCGTGCTGGCCAAGCAGCGCGGTGCCTACCGGGGACGAAAGAAATCGCTGAACAGCGAACAAATTGCCGAGTTGAAACGGCGAGTTGCGGCAGGCGACCAAAAAACCTTGGTGGCCCGTGACTTCGGCATCAGCCGCGAAACCTTGTACCAGTACCTGCGGGAAGACTGA
- the intI1 gene encoding class 1 integron integrase IntI1, whose translation MKTATAPLPPLRSVKVLDQLRERIRYLHYSLPTEQAYVNWVRAFIRFHGVRHPATLGSSEVEAFLSWLANERKVSVSTHRQALAALLFFYGKVLCTDLPWLQEIGRPRPSRRLPVVLTPDEVVRILGFLEGEHRLFAQLLYGTGMRISEGLQLRVKDLDFDHGTIIVREGKGSKDRALMLPESLAPSLREQLSRARAWWLKDQAEGRSGVALPDALERKYPRAGHSWPWFWVFAQHTHSTDPRSGVVRRHHMYDQTFQRAFKRAVEQAGITKPATPHTLRHSFATALLRSGYDIRTVQDLLGHSDVSTTMIYTHVLKVGGAGVRSPLDALPPLTSER comes from the coding sequence ATGAAAACCGCCACTGCGCCGTTACCACCGCTGCGTTCGGTCAAGGTTCTGGACCAGTTGCGTGAGCGCATACGCTACTTGCATTACAGCTTACCAACCGAACAGGCTTATGTCAACTGGGTTCGTGCCTTCATCCGTTTCCACGGTGTGCGTCACCCGGCAACCTTGGGCAGCAGCGAAGTCGAGGCATTTCTGTCCTGGCTGGCGAACGAGCGCAAGGTTTCGGTCTCCACGCATCGTCAGGCATTGGCGGCCTTGCTGTTCTTCTACGGCAAGGTGCTGTGCACGGATCTGCCCTGGCTTCAGGAGATCGGAAGACCTCGGCCGTCGCGGCGCTTGCCGGTGGTGCTGACCCCGGATGAAGTGGTTCGCATCCTCGGTTTTCTGGAAGGCGAGCATCGTTTGTTCGCCCAGCTTCTGTATGGAACGGGCATGCGGATCAGTGAGGGTTTGCAACTGCGGGTCAAGGATCTGGATTTCGATCACGGCACGATCATCGTGCGGGAGGGCAAGGGCTCCAAGGATCGGGCCTTGATGTTACCCGAGAGCTTGGCACCCAGCCTGCGCGAGCAGCTGTCGCGTGCACGGGCATGGTGGCTGAAGGACCAGGCCGAGGGCCGCAGCGGCGTTGCGCTTCCCGACGCCCTTGAGCGGAAGTATCCGCGCGCCGGGCATTCCTGGCCGTGGTTCTGGGTTTTTGCGCAGCACACGCATTCGACCGATCCACGGAGCGGTGTCGTGCGTCGCCATCACATGTATGACCAGACCTTTCAGCGCGCCTTCAAACGTGCCGTAGAACAAGCAGGCATCACGAAGCCCGCCACACCGCACACCCTCCGCCACTCGTTCGCGACGGCCTTGCTCCGCAGCGGTTACGACATTCGAACCGTGCAGGATCTGCTCGGCCATTCCGACGTCTCTACGACGATGATTTACACGCATGTGCTGAAAGTTGGCGGTGCCGGAGTGCGCTCACCGCTTGATGCGCTGCCGCCCCTCACTAGTGAGAGGTAG
- a CDS encoding subclass B1 metallo-beta-lactamase IMP-4 — protein sequence MSKLSVFFIFLFCSIATAAEPLPDLKIEKLDEGVYVHTSFEEVNGWGVVPKHGLVVLVDAEAYLIDTPFTAKDTEKLVTWFVERGYKIKGSISSHFHSDSTGGIEWLNSQSIPTYASELTNELLKKDGKVQAKNSFGGVNYWLVKNKIEVFYPGPGHTPDNLVVWLPERKILFGGCFIKPYGLGNLGDANLEAWPKSAKLLISKYGKAKLVVPSHSEAGDASLLKLTLEQAVKGLNESKKPSKLSN from the coding sequence ATGAGCAAGTTATCTGTATTCTTTATATTTTTGTTTTGTAGCATTGCTACCGCAGCAGAGCCTTTGCCAGATTTAAAAATTGAAAAACTTGATGAAGGCGTTTATGTTCATACTTCGTTTGAAGAAGTTAACGGGTGGGGCGTTGTTCCTAAACATGGTTTGGTTGTTCTTGTAGATGCTGAAGCTTATCTAATTGACACTCCATTTACGGCTAAAGATACTGAAAAGTTAGTCACTTGGTTTGTGGAACGTGGCTATAAAATAAAAGGCAGTATTTCCTCTCATTTTCATAGTGACAGCACGGGCGGAATAGAGTGGCTTAATTCTCAATCCATCCCCACGTATGCGTCTGAATTAACTAATGAGCTGCTTAAAAAAGACGGTAAGGTTCAAGCTAAAAATTCATTTGGCGGGGTTAACTATTGGCTAGTTAAAAATAAAATTGAAGTTTTTTATCCAGGCCCAGGACACACTCCAGATAACCTAGTAGTTTGGCTGCCTGAAAGGAAAATATTATTCGGTGGTTGTTTTATTAAACCGTACGGTCTAGGTAATTTGGGTGACGCAAATTTAGAAGCTTGGCCAAAGTCCGCTAAATTATTAATATCCAAATATGGTAAGGCAAAACTGGTTGTTCCAAGTCACAGTGAAGCTGGAGACGCATCACTCTTGAAACTTACATTAGAGCAGGCGGTTAAAGGGTTAAACGAAAGTAAAAAACCATCAAAACTAAGCAACTAA
- the qacG2 gene encoding quaternary ammonium compound efflux SMR transporter QacG2: protein MKNWLFLATSIIFEVIATSALKSSEGFTRLVPSFIVVAGYAAAFYFLSLTLKSIPVGIAYAVWSGLGIVLVTAIAWVLHGQKLDMWGFVGVGFIISGVAVLNLLSKASVH, encoded by the coding sequence TTGAAAAATTGGTTATTTCTGGCTACGTCCATTATTTTTGAGGTCATTGCAACCTCTGCGCTCAAGTCTAGTGAGGGCTTTACTAGGTTAGTACCGTCTTTTATCGTCGTAGCGGGATACGCTGCTGCTTTTTATTTCCTGTCGCTGACACTCAAATCGATTCCTGTTGGAATCGCCTACGCAGTTTGGTCGGGCCTCGGGATCGTCTTGGTCACTGCGATTGCATGGGTTTTGCATGGTCAAAAACTAGATATGTGGGGATTTGTTGGTGTCGGCTTCATTATCAGCGGCGTTGCTGTGCTCAACTTGCTATCTAAGGCAAGTGTTCACTAA
- a CDS encoding aminoglycoside N-acetyltransferase AAC(6')-Ib4 — protein MTNSNDSVTLRLMTEHDLAMLYEWLNRSHIVEWWGGEEARPTLADVQEQYLPSVLAQESVTPYIAMLNGEPIGYAQSYVALGSGDGWWEEETDPGVRGIDQSLANASQLGKGLGTKLVRALVELLFNDPEVTKIQTDPSPSNLRAIRCYEKAGFERQGTVTTPDGPAVYMVQTRQAFERTRSDA, from the coding sequence GTGACCAACAGCAACGATTCCGTCACACTGCGCCTCATGACTGAGCATGACCTTGCGATGCTCTATGAGTGGCTAAATCGATCTCATATCGTCGAGTGGTGGGGCGGAGAAGAAGCACGCCCGACACTTGCTGACGTACAGGAACAGTACTTGCCAAGCGTTTTAGCGCAAGAGTCCGTCACTCCATACATTGCAATGCTGAATGGAGAGCCGATTGGGTATGCCCAGTCGTACGTTGCTCTTGGAAGCGGGGACGGATGGTGGGAAGAAGAAACCGATCCAGGAGTACGCGGAATAGACCAGTCACTGGCGAATGCATCACAACTGGGCAAAGGCTTGGGAACCAAGCTGGTTCGAGCTCTGGTTGAGTTGCTGTTCAATGATCCCGAGGTCACCAAGATCCAAACGGACCCGTCGCCGAGCAACTTGCGAGCGATCCGATGCTACGAGAAAGCGGGGTTTGAGAGGCAAGGTACCGTAACCACCCCAGATGGTCCAGCCGTGTACATGGTTCAAACACGCCAGGCATTCGAGCGAACACGCAGTGATGCCTAA
- a CDS encoding type B-3 chloramphenicol O-acetyltransferase CatB3, whose product MTNYFDSPFKGKLLSEQVKNPNIKVGRYSYYSGYYHGHSFDDCARYLFPDRDDVDKLIIGSFCSIGSGASFIMAGNQGHRYDWASSFPFFYMQEEPAFSSALDAFQKAGNTVIGNDVWIGSEAMVMPGIKIGHGAVIGSRSLVTKDVEPYAIVGGNPAKKIKKRFTDEEISLLLEMEWWNWSLEKIKAAMPMLCSSNIVGLHKYWLEFAV is encoded by the coding sequence ATGACCAACTACTTTGATAGCCCCTTCAAAGGCAAGCTGCTTTCTGAGCAAGTGAAGAACCCCAATATCAAAGTTGGGCGGTACAGCTATTACTCTGGCTACTATCATGGGCACTCATTCGATGACTGCGCACGGTATCTGTTTCCGGACCGTGATGACGTTGATAAGTTGATCATCGGTAGTTTCTGCTCTATCGGGAGTGGGGCTTCCTTTATCATGGCTGGCAATCAGGGGCATCGGTACGACTGGGCATCATCTTTCCCGTTCTTTTATATGCAGGAAGAACCTGCATTCTCAAGCGCACTCGATGCCTTCCAAAAAGCAGGTAATACTGTCATTGGCAATGACGTTTGGATCGGCTCTGAGGCAATGGTCATGCCCGGAATCAAGATCGGGCACGGTGCGGTGATAGGCAGCCGCTCGTTGGTGACAAAAGATGTGGAGCCTTACGCTATCGTTGGCGGCAATCCCGCTAAGAAGATTAAGAAACGCTTCACCGATGAGGAAATTTCATTGCTTCTGGAGATGGAGTGGTGGAATTGGTCACTGGAGAAGATCAAAGCGGCAATGCCCATGCTGTGCTCGTCTAATATTGTTGGCCTGCACAAGTATTGGCTCGAGTTTGCCGTCTAA
- the ltrA gene encoding group II intron reverse transcriptase/maturase has product MSHLNTRTPSGDDVTQRSDMKPAFSNDLFEHVLQEDNLSAAWKRVRANKGAAGIDGMTIDEFPAWVRSGNWKALKQQLVTGCYQPSPVRRVEIAKPDGGTRQLGIPTVTDRVIQQAITQVLTPIFDPEFSEHSFGFRPGRNGQQAVKQVQSIIKEGRRFAVDVDLSKFFDRVNHDLLMTRLGDKVKDKRLLRLIKRYLRAGFIDNQFKGESRVGVPQGGPLSPLLANIMLDSLDKELEKRGHKFARYADDFTILVKSQRAGERVLRSISQYLQNRLKLVVNTNKSRVVKTNESQFLGFTFKANRIHWHPKTLLKFKQNVRKLTNRNWGVSMKYQLFKISQYLRGWINYFGIASGYQHCVELDHWIRRRVRMAYWRQWRKPRTKVRNLMRLGVHVQAAVACGITSKGPWRSSKTPGINQALSNAYLKSQGLYALRDGWIKLHHS; this is encoded by the coding sequence TTGTCACACTTGAACACACGAACGCCGTCCGGCGATGACGTGACTCAGCGTAGCGATATGAAGCCAGCCTTTAGCAACGATCTATTCGAGCACGTGCTGCAGGAAGATAACCTCTCTGCGGCATGGAAACGCGTTCGAGCCAATAAAGGGGCCGCTGGCATCGATGGCATGACCATCGATGAATTCCCCGCTTGGGTAAGATCCGGCAACTGGAAAGCATTGAAACAACAACTGGTAACAGGCTGTTATCAACCCTCACCGGTAAGGCGTGTTGAAATAGCTAAACCAGATGGCGGCACTCGTCAGCTGGGTATTCCAACCGTTACTGATCGTGTAATCCAACAAGCCATTACCCAAGTATTAACACCTATTTTCGACCCTGAGTTTTCTGAACACAGTTTTGGATTCCGTCCAGGTCGTAATGGGCAGCAAGCGGTTAAGCAGGTACAGAGCATCATCAAGGAAGGACGCCGCTTCGCGGTGGATGTTGATCTGTCGAAGTTCTTTGACCGAGTTAATCACGATCTACTGATGACGCGCCTTGGCGACAAGGTGAAAGACAAACGTCTGCTTAGACTGATTAAACGTTACCTGAGAGCTGGGTTTATCGATAATCAGTTCAAAGGTGAGAGTCGAGTGGGTGTACCGCAAGGTGGGCCATTGTCGCCGTTACTGGCGAATATCATGCTCGACTCTTTGGATAAAGAACTTGAAAAACGCGGTCATAAGTTTGCCCGCTACGCGGATGATTTCACGATTCTAGTGAAGAGCCAGCGAGCTGGAGAACGCGTGTTGCGCAGTATCAGTCAGTACTTGCAAAACCGTTTGAAGTTAGTGGTCAACACTAACAAAAGTCGTGTGGTTAAAACCAATGAAAGCCAGTTCTTGGGCTTTACGTTCAAGGCGAATCGCATTCATTGGCATCCGAAAACGCTGCTGAAATTTAAGCAGAATGTTCGCAAACTCACGAATCGCAACTGGGGCGTGTCAATGAAATACCAGCTATTTAAGATCAGCCAATATTTACGCGGCTGGATAAACTACTTTGGTATTGCCAGTGGCTATCAGCACTGCGTTGAGCTGGATCATTGGATCCGGCGCAGGGTGCGAATGGCCTATTGGCGACAGTGGCGCAAGCCACGCACTAAAGTAAGAAACTTAATGCGGCTGGGTGTTCATGTACAGGCTGCAGTTGCATGCGGTATTACCAGCAAAGGCCCATGGCGCAGCTCTAAAACTCCGGGAATTAATCAGGCATTATCAAATGCTTACTTAAAATCTCAGGGTCTGTACGCATTGCGCGATGGTTGGATTAAGCTTCACCACTCTTAG
- a CDS encoding quaternary ammonium compound efflux SMR transporter QacE delta 1 has product MKGWLFLVIAIVGEVIATSALKSSEGFTKLAPSAVVIIGYGIAFYFLSLVLKSIPVGVAYAVWSGLGVVIITAIAWLLHGQKLDAWGFVGMGLIIAAFLLARSPSWKSLRRPTPW; this is encoded by the coding sequence ATGAAAGGCTGGCTTTTTCTTGTTATCGCAATAGTTGGCGAAGTAATCGCAACATCCGCATTAAAATCTAGCGAGGGCTTTACTAAGCTTGCCCCTTCCGCCGTTGTCATAATCGGTTATGGCATCGCATTTTATTTTCTTTCTCTGGTTCTGAAATCCATCCCTGTCGGTGTTGCTTATGCAGTCTGGTCGGGACTCGGCGTCGTCATAATTACAGCCATTGCCTGGTTGCTTCATGGGCAAAAGCTTGATGCGTGGGGCTTTGTAGGTATGGGGCTCATAATTGCTGCCTTTTTGCTCGCCCGATCCCCATCGTGGAAGTCGCTGCGGAGGCCGACGCCATGGTGA
- the sul1 gene encoding sulfonamide-resistant dihydropteroate synthase Sul1 gives MVTVFGILNLTEDSFFDESRRLDPAGAVTAAIEMLRVGSDVVDVGPAASHPDARPVSPADEIRRIAPLLDALSDQMHRVSIDSFQPETQRYALKRGVGYLNDIQGFPDPALYPDIAEADCRLVVMHSAQRDGIATRTGHLRPEDALDEIVRFFEARVSALRRSGVAADRLILDPGMGFFLSPAPETSLHVLSNLQKLKSALGLPLLVSVSRKSFLGATVGLPVKDLGPASLAAELHAIGNGADYVRTHAPGDLRSAITFSETLAKFRSRDARDRGLDHA, from the coding sequence ATGGTGACGGTGTTCGGCATTCTGAATCTCACCGAGGACTCCTTCTTCGATGAGAGCCGGCGGCTAGACCCCGCCGGCGCTGTCACCGCGGCGATCGAAATGCTGCGAGTCGGATCAGACGTCGTGGATGTCGGACCGGCCGCCAGCCATCCGGACGCGAGGCCTGTATCGCCGGCCGATGAGATCAGACGTATTGCGCCGCTCTTAGACGCCCTGTCCGATCAGATGCACCGTGTTTCAATCGACAGCTTCCAACCGGAAACCCAGCGCTATGCGCTCAAGCGCGGCGTGGGCTACCTGAACGATATCCAAGGATTTCCTGACCCTGCGCTCTATCCCGATATTGCTGAGGCGGACTGCAGGCTGGTGGTTATGCACTCAGCGCAGCGGGATGGCATCGCCACCCGCACCGGTCACCTTCGACCCGAAGACGCGCTCGACGAGATTGTGCGGTTCTTCGAGGCGCGGGTTTCCGCCTTGCGACGGAGCGGGGTCGCTGCCGACCGGCTCATCCTCGATCCGGGGATGGGATTTTTCTTGAGCCCCGCACCGGAAACATCGCTGCACGTGCTGTCGAACCTTCAAAAGCTGAAGTCGGCGTTGGGGCTTCCGCTATTGGTCTCGGTGTCGCGGAAATCCTTCTTGGGCGCCACCGTTGGCCTTCCTGTAAAGGATCTGGGTCCAGCGAGCCTTGCGGCGGAACTTCACGCGATCGGCAATGGCGCTGACTACGTCCGCACCCACGCGCCTGGAGATCTGCGAAGCGCAATCACCTTCTCGGAAACCCTCGCGAAATTTCGCAGTCGCGACGCCAGAGACCGAGGGTTAGATCATGCCTAG